Proteins encoded together in one Littorina saxatilis isolate snail1 unplaced genomic scaffold, US_GU_Lsax_2.0 scaffold_3791, whole genome shotgun sequence window:
- the LOC138955954 gene encoding location of vulva defective 1-like, with protein VVEFKDKDTTRKAIETMHQYKVHDRYLVVNEIRNQDEYWNWTRSGLVNGIRAGAYYNDYPPLMLRGFVNDKVSKILGYATMRQVRIRPSLCEMDERMLEVVRECNIEYEISGQEEATFDKGWVPRTDNSTVNDTDPWYT; from the exons GGTGGTAGAGTTCAAGGACAAAGACACCACAAGAAAAGCTATTGAAACTATGCACCAGTACAAAGTTCACGACAGATACTTGGTTGTCAATGAG ATCCGTAACCAGGACGAGTACTGGAACTGGACTCGCTCCGGCCTGGTGAACGGTATCCGCGCTGGTGCCTACTACAACGACTACCCACCCCTCATGTTGCGCGGCTTCGTCAACGACAAGGTCTCCAAGATCCTGGGCTACGCCACTATGAGACAAGTCCGCATCAGACCAA GTCTGTGTGAGATGGACGAGCGCATGCTGGAGGTGGTCAGAGAGTGTAACATCGAATACGAGATCTCGGGGCAGGAGGAGGCCACCTTCGACAAAGGCTGGGTGCCCAGGACTGACAACAGCACTGTCAATGACACCGACCCCTGGTACAC